Within the Gadus chalcogrammus isolate NIFS_2021 chromosome 20, NIFS_Gcha_1.0, whole genome shotgun sequence genome, the region TTATACTGGTGGCAGTGGTTTATAAGGGTGGCAGTGGAAAGGCTTGTAAGGAAAACTGGCTCTGTTGTAGGCACTGAACTGGAGTGCATCACACTAACATCTGACGAAAGGAACCTGAACAAACTGCTCTCCATCTTGCACAATGACTGTCATCCACTCCACAGCACAAAGCAGAAGAACATGATCAGCTCGAGATTACACACACAACGCCAACTGACAGACGAAAGCATTTGTCCCCAGGGCCATACATCGGTACAACGTGACACTGaagtgaggaagagggggggagataCTAGACATCTCTGCGTAGTCTGTCTCCCTTCCCATCCCTTCCAGTACCTCCCGTAAACAGTGTACTACTGTCCACTGTTTACTGGCAATATATGCACTTATGCacgacccctccctcccccggcctGGTCCCCCCCGACACGGACCCCCCAATCCCAGACAGACCCCCATCCTACTGTTAGCATTATtactgtttacatatttattacCAGTTTGCTTTAGACTTTATCCTTGCACGTTTATAGTTTCTAAATTATTAATATTCTTGCACTAGTCCTTTTTATTGTCCATATTTAATGCTGGTATGTACTTATTTGCACCACCATCGTGTCACATATTCTCCAAGAGCACCGTAGCCTATCTTTTATCGTCCGTATTATCCATGTGGATATTTCATTTTATCTTTATAACTtgtttgtgttgtatgtgtatgctgtgtgtgacGTGTTCAAGTGAGTGCGACTTGGCAATTGGCAATGTTCTCATAATGTTGGCAGTGGTTTATAACGGTGGCAGTGGTTTGTAATGGTCTGTTGAATGACTGGTTCCTATGTGGACTTTACCTGGTTCCTTCAGACATCCTAACGTAATAAGGATCGAAAGCGCCCCTGTGAGAACGCAAACTACGACCATCCGAGTCTCCGGCGGCATGTTGCCGTAGATACTCCACCTGAACTAACTTGAGatcaaaacaacaacgacaaacgCGCTACATCCGACAGGCACTCTTTGTGGTTCTTCTTACCTAAACTCGTACTGCGTATAAACGCTGGAAAGAGAGCGATAATATTCCTGATCATGAGCACTTTAAGTACGGCTCAGGCTCAGCAGGCTAACCGGTTACTGAGCGTTCATCCCACCGCGGATCCCCCGGAACCGGATGTTACAAGGTTATTTTGgggcgaaagagagagggcgggactttcagttacATGGGTTTAGAGACGAGAGATGGAGGGACTTTCGGTGGACCGTGGAGGGATATACTTTTCTGTTCGGTAATTCGGAAATTGTGTTATTACGTTTTCTtttaagtttttttattttattataaacctCCACATAATCCTCCTGGTCAGGATCCTATTATTCACTTTCCGGAGACTGATAACAGCTCAGAGTAAATAAGTGACCGGAAGTTGTGTTGCTGTAGACCGGGGGAACACTACATTTCAAGACCCTCTCTCCTTCTAGTCAGGACGCTTTGGTGTTTTTGTAATGCTGTTATGATATTGGCTGCTGCTGTCAAAGCGAGAGCAGTGTCAGTTTGTAAGCTTGATTGATTTATTCCGTATTCAAATCAGCtttgttcaataaaaaagtCGCGAAGGTTTCCCGTATCTTGTTTCCAGTAGGCCAACGGTACCGGAAGCCCGTGTGTTCAGGATCATGAGACTCGTTTGCTGAGCTTGTTTTCTCTGATACGGACCTTATCATCAGTCACTTGTCCGATAACAGCTCGTCACaggaccagccccccccccccgggtccccccaccaccccgcCCCACAGGGAAAATGTAAACGTAAatttatttgtaaagcacatttaaaaaaacaacagttgacCATAGTGCTTAAAACAACCCGAACTAAACCTGGGGAACTAAACCCTAAGGAACTAACCCCTGGGAACTAATCGAAGGAAATAAACCCCGCCACGGGACTAAACCCCACGGCCACGGCACTAAAGCCATGCAGGGAACTAAACCCACGGCACTAAACCAAGGGCACTAAACCCCACGGCACTTAACCCAGGGAACTAAACCCCACGGCACTTAACCCAGGGAACTAAACCAACGTACGGAACTCCCACTCGTCTCCAGCCCTCCGTGCGGCAGCAGTCTGCTGGTCGCGTCGCTTCCCGTTTCTTAACTCCGCTCTGTGAGGAGCGATCAGCAGCTCGTCTCCTGAGCTTCTCACCATGCCCGGTTGGGAGGACTTTGGATCCAGCCCCGCTACTCACGCCAGTTAGACGGAGTGAGGGGATCTGAACTCTGAAGTGATCTGAAGCGATCTGAAGTGATCTGAAGTGACCTGAAGCGGTCGTTATTTCTTCACGATGCCTGAGATCTCCAAGATGAAGAAGCCGGACGTGAAGGTGGTGATCCTGGGGGACATGAACGTGGGGAAGACCTCGCTGCTCCACCGGTACACGGAGCGGAAGTTCAGAGACACCATCAGCACCGTCGGAGGGGCGTTCTACCTCAAGCAGTGGGGCCCCTACAACATCTCCATCTGGGACACGGCAGGTAAGGCTCGGATCTCAACATGGGCTCTGATTTGAACCAGGGCTCTGATCTGTACGTTTCATGGGCTCTGATCTGAACGTTTCATGGGCTATGATCTGAACGTTTCATGGGCTCTGATCTGAACGTTTCATGGGCTCTGATCTGAACGTTACATGGGCTCTGATCTGAACATGGGCTCTGATCTTAACACAGGCTCTGATCTGAACGTTCAATGGGTTCTGAACATCTGATCTGAACGTTTCATGGGGTCTGATCTCAACATGGGCTCCAATCTTAACATGAGCTCTGATCTGAACGTTACATGGCCTTTGATCCTTTTGCATCAACTTGTTTTTACCGTGCGTCTCGTGACCCGATCACCTGCCCCCCCCGTCGCGTCTCCCTGTGGAACGCCGAGCTCGGTAATATCGGTGGGTCTGGTCCTGTCCATCGGTAGCATGTAGCCTagcaacaggtcctcacaggACAACGTCACAACTCCACCAAGTTTTAAACTGTGCTTTTCTATAACTAAGCAGCTTACACAAACTGTACCTTCTGAAAAGAAATACACATCGTTTACGGGTTTTATGTGTTAATCTTGCGTACTTTAAGGACCTTACTAAAGGTGTTAGTTGAATATGAAATGTGTAAATAACGACGCGCACagaatttataatttattatcCAGGGTGGAAGGTTCTAGTGACATTAAAGCACGGGGTTGTGTTCCCTCCTAAGGTCAGTCTCAGGGTTTACAGCTAAAGGTTCTACATGATGTGTGTTCATGACTAACGATAGGAACTCCTCGATTTTGTAATCATTGGCTCAATGTCACGGTTTGTCATCACTGAACGTCCCTTGGCCCCGTGACCTCTGATGAAATGGCCCTTACATTAAGTCCCAGAAGGGTAACAGAAGCATGTCTCAGACCTCTTCACGGCTTTAGGTTTTGGTTCCACCAGGTCGGACGGTTAGAACCCGGATTCGGTTCTTActtcaaacatgtttttgtttgttttgatggcCAGGCTGGACTACGCTGGCTGGGTTCAGCTGGCTGGCTGGACTACGCTGGCTGGGTGCAGCTGGCTGGCTGGACTACGCTGGCTGGGTGCAGCTGGCTGGCTGGACTACGCTGGCTGGGTTCAGCTGGCTGGCTGGACTACGCTGGCTGGGTGCAGCTGGCTGGCTGGACTACGCTGGCTGGGTgcagctggctggctggctggactACGCTGGCTGGGTGCAGCTGGCTGGCTGGACTACGCTGGCTGGGTGCAGCTGGCTGGCTGGACTACGCTGGCTGGGTGCAGCTGGCTGCCTGTTCCTCTTTACAGCCACATGCCTCCAGGCAGGCAGATCCATGACTCCACAGCCGTAACCTTTCCCACACTCACATGTCCTCGGCGCCCAGAGAGGGTGACTCCTCTGGTGGGAGGTCTGCCGCTGGGTTTCAGCCACTGGGTTCTTATCTTAATGCTGCACATTAAGGCTCATTAGTAATTCCACAGCCCTCTATTGGTTTCCTCATTCCATCCCCCGTTCCTCAACCAACAAAACTCCCAGGTCAGCACTTTCTCAGATCTCCAAATAGAGTTTCCTCTTTTGTCCAATGTGGGACTCTGTAGAACCCCACACAGCCTCCTGGACTCCGTTAGACCCCCACAGGACCATGTCTCTAGACCCCCAAAGAGCCATGTCACTAGACCACCACAGTGTCTCTAGACCACCTCAGTGTCTCTAGACCACCACAGTGTCTCTAGACCACCACAGTGTCTCTAGACCACCACAGTGTCTCTCTCTAGACCTCCACAGTGTCTCTAGACCACCACAGTGTCTCTAGACCACCACAGTGTCTCTAGACCACCACAGTGTCTCTAGACCACCACAGTGTCTCTAGACCACCACAGTGTCTCTCTCTAGACCACCACAGTGTCTCTAGACCACCACGGCGTCTCTAGACCTGGCTCTGAATCATTGTATCTTGTTTGAATAAACAATGGGAACACAGAACTGCTCTTATGTCAGAGAAAGGGCAGACGTTTCCCTGGCGTTGTGCATCCATTACAAGCTTTCATATCTCAGCAACAAAGCTTCTTTGTTTCCAACGGCCGCTGGAAATGCCTGACGCAAAACTCCTAACCCTCGACCTTTAAAAACCCCTTCTTTAAAACAGTAAGATAGCATCtatcttgtttaaatgtttggttcaccctaacccttaatacAGCTAACCACTGACATCATTATGGTTACCACATACACCACATACACCacacccaccagcaccaccagcagcacctccaccaccacacccaccagcaccaccagcagcacctccaccaccaccaccaccagcaccaccaccaccaccacacccaccagcacctccaccggTGGTAGTGGCAGATAGCCTAGATCTTAAAATGGAGCCTTCCTTCCTGTTCTGATGGCGTGGCCCCAGAGCGCTGTGTTGCGTCACAGCCGGCCACGCTGGAGTCACATGGCGTCCACAGGGCGATGTGTTCAGCGCTCCCCAGGCTTTTGGAGGTCAGAGTTGAGTCCCTTTGCAAAACTACTGTCATCTCCACCCAGGGATTTTTTCTGATCGGATCCCAGATCTGTAGTGGGACGGTGGGCCCCCTCTGAGGGCCCGCTGACCTTTAGGGTCACTGAGGGGAGGGGACGACCTACTCTATGCTGCTTGGGGTTTGGACGCGTTGATCTCATAGGCCCCCCGTGTCCCCGTGTCCCCCCGAGGGTCCCCGTGGTAACGTGGGACGGTGCAGGTTAAGTGTAGGGTCTGATGGCAATAGCTCTGGTTAGCATGAAGTCACGGTAGGCGCCATTTGGGATTCTCCTCACAGTACTTTTATCAGAAGGTCTCATTGACCATATCAAGCCAGGTCTCGACGGCACTATATCTATTAAGCATACATGCGTTCTAGAACATAGTCCGAGATTCCTGCCGACACCAACTCATTACAAAATAAAACGTATAAAAAGGGAGACTTCACTCGTAGACTGCAAAGTTACTCGTAGCAGAGCAGAGGAGCACACGCCCTTCTTCTGGTTCAACCTTAACAACAAATAAAGGGAGGCGCCCCCTAGTGGCGCTGCATGCTATAGACCTGACTGTCCCCCCCTCTGTTCCAGGCCGGGAGCAGTTCCACGGCCTGGGCTCCATGTACTGCCGGGGCGCGGCCGCCGTCATCCTGACCTACGACGTGACCAGCTGGCAGAGTctggcggagctggaggagcgcTTCCTGTCGCTGACCGACACCGCCAACCACGACTGCATCTACGCCATCGTGGGCAACAAGGCCGACCTCACGGACCCCCGCGCCCAGCTGCCCGCAGACCCCCAGAGCCCCGCCGAGGGCGGCGAGCCCGGGACGGGGCCCCGGGTCCCCTCGGcctgccccacccccccggcctcccccctctcccccggctCCCCGCCCCAGCAGGTGGGCCgcgaggaggcggcggcgctgTACGGCCGCGTGCTGCGCTACAAGGGGCTGGACGAGGGCAGCAGCCTGCCGGCCGACAGGATGTGCTTCGAGACCAGCGCCCGGACGGGCTACAACGTGGACCTGCTGTTCGAGACGCTCTTCGACCTGGTTCTGCCCTCCATCCTGAGGAAGAGGACGGAGAACCAGCGCTCGCCCACCGTCGACCTGGAGGACTACTGCGAACCCCCCggcaggaggaggggctgcTGCTAGGGCAGCCCTACTGACACTGGACCCCCGGCGGACCTGGACCACCGGCGGACCTGGACCCCGGGGGACCTGGACCCCCGGGGGACCTGGACCCCCGGGGGACCTGGACCCCCGGGGGACCTGGACCCCCGGCGGACCTGGACCCCGGGGGACCTGGACCCCCGGGGGACCTGGACCCCCGGGGGACCTGGACCCCCGGCGGACCTGGACCACCGGCGGACCTGGACCCCGGGGGACCTGGACCCCCGGCGGACCTGGACCCCGGGGGACCTGGACCCCCGGCGGACCTGGACCCCCGGCGGACCTGGACCCCCGGCGGACCTGGACCCCCGGTGGACCTGGACCCCCGGTGGACATTGACCCCCAAGACCGCCTGCTGGGACGTGgtcctttcatttttttctagccaatccacacacatacacttacacgtgcacgcacacacacatgcacacacagtgcagagttatttaaaaaaaatcgatatTTAGTTGTCTATCAACTGTTGAAGGGTGTGAAGGACCAGTCCACGTCGTGGGGGGTGTCTCTGGCTTCTGAACCCCCCCTGGGGACCAAAGGAGGGttagtggggggagggaggggggagtttATTCTAAAGTATATTTGTTCCTACAATGCGTGAATGAGTGCACTAATTGTTCAGTAGTTTCTTGGGTGGGTGTCGTCTGAAGTCCTGTTGCTTTGGATTTACACAGGCTGACGTCATTATTAACTTAGGAGTTGTTCCTTCATGGTTCCTACATTTCAGAGACTCACAATCTGCACTACTTGATAATTATGCATATCCCTGTTTTGTAAGATGCTATGATAATAAAGATTTCTATTTTAAAATAATTGAGAATTATTGTCTAAAATGTGGAAGAACAAGACTCAAGGTTTAAGGATTCAATTCAGGAAACAAAGTATTAGAAAAAAATTGTTTAATCAGTCTCCATTACAATGCAATGCATTTGTCACAGAACATGATTGACACATGAGACCCAAACATATGAATGCAAACCTGTTCCTACTCAAAGTAGTGAAAAGATTGAAATGGTTTAGGAAAGAGTTCAGTCAGGACGGCTGATCCTCTGATTAGGGGTGAATTTGAACTTTAGTCTGTTTGCTTTAGGAGACTTTGCAGCCTTCATCTATTAAGCCACCTCTTGGAATTTGGACCGGTAAAATGTAACGTGACAATCACAATGAAGGCaccaaagaaacaaaacaaagagaaTCAAGCTTGATCAGTCGATATAAATATAGGACATAGAATCAGTGCATTGTGTCAAAAAAtagttgtgtatatatatatataggtgtgtATGAACTTAAACATATGATAAACACATTTCAGAGACCGTGGATAAATCTGTAACATAATGGAAATAAACttgatttgtgtttatttataaaaCAACTTGGAGAAAATGGAGGAAACGTGAAAAGTGTCAAACAGTGTGGAGGGAAGGAGAAGCCGTTGAAAGAGGGTTAGTGGTTCTGCTAGGACGTCCCGGAGGCTGAGTGTGTTAGGAATGACTAAAGGGGCGGCCACACATCCTGGGTTCAGCTGGTGAAGGCTGACTGGTTAAACGTTACAGGGTGGTCGAGGTATTAAATTAAGAAAGCACCATTATGAACATTACACTTTAAACATTAAAAATCATGATTCGCCCCCTGATCCGTTCTACCGGTCTGTCCTCTCATAGACTCTCAGTCCTGTGTTTGTAAGCCACAGACGTGCTGCTGAAGGGGTCTCGTTCACACTGATCTGTGGTCAGTGTTTCAGGCTCCCCCTGGCTCCACAGAGGATTGATAcggaaaaggagagaggaactGTCTTCCCACCATCTATCCGGCGGAGCGCTGCTCCAGAGTGGTGGAGCTCACAGGTTCTTCATGCACACCTGGCAGCGGCTGATGCGGCTGAGCTGCTGGCCGGCCTTCAGCGTCTCCGAGACGGGCTCCGTCTGGAAGGACTCGTCTATCGAGGTCAGCCAGAAGCTGTTCTTGGTTGCAAAGTAATGGCAGGTGCCCTTGGCCCCGTTGCACTCGATGAACGGCATGGTGCGGAAGTCCTCCAGACAGGACCCGGGCGAGGAGAGGGACTGGCCGCCGCCTTCATCGCCAGCCGCCGTGTGCTGGGAGACGGGACAAAGCGTGGTCAGAGAGAGGCCTTCAGCCTGCTGCTAGTGAGACAAAGCGTGGTCAGAGAAAGGCCTTCAGCCTGCTGCTAGTGAGACAAAGCGTGGTCAGAGAGAGGCCTTCAGCCTGCTGCTAGTGAGACAAAGCGTGGTCAGAGAGAGGCCTTCAGCCTGCTGCTAGTGAGACAAAGCGTGGTCAGAGAGAGGCCTTCAGCCTGCTGCTAGTGAGGGTTTTACTGAGGAGCTCTACGTGTGTGATGTGGTTTAAATCCGGTACCACTACATTAACTAATGAACGCTTtataaaaaaactatttttattatttattaacaaaTGGGAAACCTGTCCAAACCCTTTGGAGGATTGGTCTGAACCAGAACTCTGACTCCGCCTGTTCTCTGATAACCCCCCAGGGATTAACCACCTCACAGTGGGAGGGGGGTTCAGATAACCCAAAGGGACCCTCCCAGTGGGGGGGGCTCAGATACTCCCCCAGGACCctctgagcggggggggggagctcaccATGAGGAAGGAGTAGCCGATCCAGAGGCTCCTCCAGCCGGCGGGGCACTGCGGGATGCTGACGTCCTGGCTGTGGACGGCGATGGCCACGGAGGGGGCCTCGCACACCGAGCAGCGGCTGATGTACTGCCGGATCTCGCCATCCTCCACGGGCATCATGGGAAGGGGCGCGGTGGACGAGAGCCAATAGGACTTGTCGTTTCGGCTGGCGTAGTAGCACACGTCTCCGGGGTTGCAGTACAGGAAGGGCATGGTGCTGAAGCGCGGCAGACAGGAACCCGCCAGCCCTGgaacgaccaatcagaggattCAGCAAGGTGGCAGCTGATAGGAGTTAACAGTGTGGATGGCAGTGTTAGGTGTGTATCGGAGCCCTGATGTATCAAGTGTTTCTGGGCGTGTTTGAAGGTATCCTCACCCTCCAGTATTTCTTCACTTGCCAATGCTAATAGATTTAGTTGACTTTCTAAACATGCGGATAACTGGTTTCCAGAAGCACATCATCCCTTCAGTCCTTCTCTCTGAGCGGGTCGCTCTGCAGGGGGGGCCGGGACTCACCCAGGTCCTGGTTGTGGGCCTTCTCCTGGCCCTCGAAGTACAGCAGGCTGTACCCGTCCCACAGCTTGGACATGCCCACCGGGCACATGGGCTTCTGCTCCGTCTGGCTGTGCTTCACCAGGAGGTAACCCACGCTGACGCTACGGCCCGGCATCCCCGGCAGCCCCTTGATACCGGGGGTGCCCCGATGACCTGGGAGACAGACCGGGAGGTGAGACCTACTGTATATCAGACAGACCGGACAGTGAGACCTACTGTATATCAGACAGACCGGACAGTGAGACCTACTGTATATCAGACAGACCGGACagactgtatatactgtatatgtatatcGGGGTTCTGATGGAggcgtgacccctgacctcaggACCCCTAGACCTACTGTATATCAGGGTTCTGATGGAGGCGTGACCGCTGACCTCAGGACCCCAGACTCACCTTCCATGCCTTGCAGACCGTGGTG harbors:
- the rab20 gene encoding ras-related protein Rab-20, with amino-acid sequence MPEISKMKKPDVKVVILGDMNVGKTSLLHRYTERKFRDTISTVGGAFYLKQWGPYNISIWDTAGREQFHGLGSMYCRGAAAVILTYDVTSWQSLAELEERFLSLTDTANHDCIYAIVGNKADLTDPRAQLPADPQSPAEGGEPGTGPRVPSACPTPPASPLSPGSPPQQVGREEAAALYGRVLRYKGLDEGSSLPADRMCFETSARTGYNVDLLFETLFDLVLPSILRKRTENQRSPTVDLEDYCEPPGRRRGCC